The window TAAAAACGCAAATGGTTGAGCAGTTAAATGCTCAGATTAATCTAGAATTTTACTCCTCTAACTTATACCTGCAGATGAGTGCTTGGTGTGAAGATAAAGGTTTCGAAGGTGCCGCCGCATTCATGCGTAAACATGCCATTGAAGAAATGCAGCACATGAATCGTCTGTTCAACTATGTGAGCGAAACTGGTGCTCTACCAATCTTAGGCACAATCGATGCGCCACCACATGAGTTTGAATCCCTGGTAGAAGTATTTCAGGCGACATTTGAGCACGAGTGTTTAGTCACCCAAAAAATCAACGAGTTGGCGCATTTTGCGTTTACCAATCAGGATTACTCAACGTTTAACTTCCTGCAGTGGTATGTTGCTGAGCAGCATGAAGAAGAAACCCTGTTCAAATCCATCATCGATAAAATCCAATTGGTTGGTGATGATGGTCACGCATTATTCTTCGTTGACAAAGATTTAGCTGAGCTGGCTAAAAACGGCCCAACATCGGTAACGCCAACAGCAGACGCTTAATCGGTAATAATTAAGCTAAGCTTTACACAGTTTGGTTTTATATGAAGCCCTTAACAAGGGCTTTTTTATGCATGGATGTATTTAGTCGAGATATTGCCATCCATGATATCTCGACATGCCATAAGTCCATTTATTTATCCTGAGCGAGCCACGGATGGTGTTAGCCAGGGATTATAAGTAAATTTTAGAGGTTGTTTTGACCATAAAAAAGGTTGATGTATTGGTGATTGGTGCCGGCGCTGCAGGGTTAATGTGTGCGCTAAATGCGGGTTATCGAGGTCGTAGTGTTACCGTTGTTGATATGGGTAAAAAGCCCGGCCGCAAGATTATCATCTCCGGCGGAGGGCGCTGTAATTTCACCAATCAGAATGCCAATCCGGACAACTTTCTTTGTCATAACCCGCACTTCGTAAAATCGGCGCTGAGTCGCTATACCCAATACGATTTTATCGATATGGTCGAGCGTCATGGTATTGATTACCACCATAAAACCCTTGGGCAATTGTTCTGCGATAATTCCGCCCACGATATCGTCGAAATGCTGACCACCGAATGTGATTGGGCCGGTGTAACCATAAAGATGCAATCGGAAGTACTGAAGGTGGAAGCTCTGGAAGAGGGCGGATATCAGGTAACAACGTCAGGCGATGACTATCAGTGCGAATCTTTGGTGGTTGCTGCCGGCGGGTTGACCATGCCAAAACTTGGCGCCAGCCCTATCGGTTATAAAATTGCCGAACAGTTTGGCTTAAACGTATTGCCAACCTGTGCCGCTCTGGTTCCATTTACCCTGCATGATCAGGATAAAGCCCGTTTCGATGGTTTATCCGGTATTAGTGTCGATTGCGAAGTTACCAGCGAATCCGGGCAAATGTTCCGCGAGAATATTCTGTTTACCCATCGCGGCTTATCGGGTCCGGCGATATTACAGATCTCCTCTTATTGGCAGGCCGGGCAATGGGTGAGTATTAATCTATTGCCGGACATGTCGTTGCAGGAAACCTTGCAATCCATTCGTGAAAAACATCCCCAACGTAGCCTGAAAAATGCACTAACGCAGCTGCTTCCTAAGCGCCTGATTGAAAAGCTTGATGCTGCTGGCGAGATCCCGGCAAAGAACCTCAACCAGCTAAATCATCAGGAATATCAGGACCTGCACATCCATTTTCATCAATGGCGAATCAAACCCAATGGCACGGAAGGCTATCGCACCGC is drawn from Thalassotalea sp. PS06 and contains these coding sequences:
- the ftnA gene encoding non-heme ferritin → MLKTQMVEQLNAQINLEFYSSNLYLQMSAWCEDKGFEGAAAFMRKHAIEEMQHMNRLFNYVSETGALPILGTIDAPPHEFESLVEVFQATFEHECLVTQKINELAHFAFTNQDYSTFNFLQWYVAEQHEEETLFKSIIDKIQLVGDDGHALFFVDKDLAELAKNGPTSVTPTADA
- a CDS encoding NAD(P)/FAD-dependent oxidoreductase translates to MKKVDVLVIGAGAAGLMCALNAGYRGRSVTVVDMGKKPGRKIIISGGGRCNFTNQNANPDNFLCHNPHFVKSALSRYTQYDFIDMVERHGIDYHHKTLGQLFCDNSAHDIVEMLTTECDWAGVTIKMQSEVLKVEALEEGGYQVTTSGDDYQCESLVVAAGGLTMPKLGASPIGYKIAEQFGLNVLPTCAALVPFTLHDQDKARFDGLSGISVDCEVTSESGQMFRENILFTHRGLSGPAILQISSYWQAGQWVSINLLPDMSLQETLQSIREKHPQRSLKNALTQLLPKRLIEKLDAAGEIPAKNLNQLNHQEYQDLHIHFHQWRIKPNGTEGYRTAEVTLGGVDSDELSSKTLEAKKAPGLYFIGEVTEVTGWLGGYNFQWSWSSGWAAGQVV